The region TGTTTATAGACGAACTCAAGGCGAACCTATAGAGTATATCATTCAAAAAGTGAGTTTTTGTAGCGAGAGTTTTTATGTGGATAAAAGAGTCTTGATTCCAAGACCTGAAACAGAAATTTTAGTTCAAAAAGCTCAAGCTCTCATTGAAGCTGAAGAGATTTTTGAAGTGGGCGAAATAGGCGTAGGGAGTGGGATCATTTCGATTATGCTGGGACTTTTATGTCCAAAAATATCCATCATTGCTACAGATATTTCACCTTTAGCCATTGAAGTTGCCCAAATTAATCTCAATGCGTTTGCCACATCTTCCAATAGACTTAAAGAACGCATAACTTTGATGCATACCGATTTATTTGAAGGGGTCAAGTCCTTGCCTAAACTTTTGATTTCAAACCCTCCTTATATTGCCAAAAACTATCTGCTGTCTGAA is a window of Helicobacter sp. 12S02232-10 DNA encoding:
- a CDS encoding HemK/PrmC family methyltransferase, translated to MNILKALEYAKKELLHSKFDSNIRVGLEAELLLSFVLDSTREWLHAWSDREIKKNEFDKFMECVYRRTQGEPIEYIIQKVSFCSESFYVDKRVLIPRPETEILVQKAQALIEAEEIFEVGEIGVGSGIISIMLGLLCPKISIIATDISPLAIEVAQINLNAFATSSNRLKERITLMHTDLFEGVKSLPKLLISNPPYIAKNYLLSENVLYEPHTALFGGKNGDEVLQAIIEFGGQKGIKFLACEIGYDQKECMETYLLDQGYQGVFYKDLSGFYRGFIAYLQ